In the Flavisolibacter tropicus genome, one interval contains:
- a CDS encoding RidA family protein, protein MSSNRTNYSSGAKWEDIVGYSRAVKIGNVIEVTGTVAVDEHNQLIGEGDAYLQTKFILQKIESVLLQAGASLKDVVRTRMFVTDIAQWEAYGKAHGEVFKDIKPCTTMVEVSRLIAPEYLIEIEATAVLSNS, encoded by the coding sequence ATGTCCAGCAACAGAACTAATTATTCGTCTGGTGCTAAATGGGAGGATATAGTAGGCTATAGCCGTGCTGTGAAGATCGGCAATGTGATAGAAGTTACCGGTACGGTGGCTGTAGATGAACATAACCAACTCATTGGCGAAGGCGATGCTTACCTGCAAACTAAGTTTATTCTGCAAAAAATAGAGTCCGTATTGCTACAAGCAGGTGCTTCATTGAAAGATGTAGTGCGCACACGCATGTTTGTAACCGATATAGCGCAATGGGAAGCGTATGGTAAGGCCCATGGAGAAGTGTTTAAAGACATAAAGCCCTGTACGACCATGGTGGAAGTAAGCAGATTGATAGCTCCGGAATACTTAATTGAAATTGAGGCCACCGCTGTACTTTCTAATTCTTAA
- a CDS encoding aminotransferase class I/II-fold pyridoxal phosphate-dependent enzyme, translating into MSSLAVKHNAINLGQGFPDFAMSEELIALVNEAMISGANQYAHMNGYLPLRETLAEKVQSLYHTIINPDTQITVTPGGTYALYTAMTTVLQPGDEVIVFEPAYDSYIPAIELNGAKAVTIELNFPDYSIDWNVVRSKLTDRTRMIVINSPHNPTGAVLSKQDIDELQAITKDTNILILSDEVYEHLIFDGLTHESILKYPALLERSFVCFSFGKVYHCTGWKMGYCISAPLLMQEFRKVHQFNCFSCDTPKQVALAHFLKRKRIIWN; encoded by the coding sequence ATGAGTTCACTAGCGGTAAAGCACAATGCTATTAACCTGGGTCAAGGCTTTCCGGACTTTGCCATGAGTGAAGAATTAATAGCACTGGTTAATGAAGCCATGATTAGCGGTGCTAACCAATATGCTCACATGAATGGTTATTTACCACTCAGAGAAACGCTGGCAGAAAAAGTACAATCGCTGTATCATACCATCATTAATCCGGATACACAAATTACAGTAACGCCTGGAGGAACCTATGCCTTATACACCGCAATGACCACTGTATTGCAACCAGGGGATGAAGTGATTGTTTTTGAACCAGCGTATGATAGCTATATACCTGCTATTGAGCTGAATGGTGCAAAAGCTGTTACGATTGAACTAAATTTTCCGGATTATTCGATAGATTGGAATGTAGTGCGAAGTAAACTTACTGATCGCACACGCATGATTGTCATTAACTCTCCACACAATCCCACAGGTGCTGTTTTAAGTAAGCAGGATATTGATGAATTGCAAGCTATTACAAAAGATACTAACATACTTATCCTTAGTGATGAAGTGTATGAACACTTAATCTTTGATGGATTGACGCATGAAAGTATTTTGAAGTATCCAGCCTTGTTGGAAAGAAGCTTTGTATGCTTTTCGTTTGGAAAAGTATATCACTGTACAGGCTGGAAAATGGGATACTGTATTTCTGCGCCTCTGTTAATGCAGGAATTTAGAAAAGTACATCAGTTTAATTGTTTTAGCTGCGATACGCCTAAACAAGTAGCATTGGCCCATTTTCTAAAAAGAAAGAGAATTATTTGGAACTAG
- a CDS encoding aminotransferase class I/II-fold pyridoxal phosphate-dependent enzyme: MELGALLQQKRDYFQDLMHQTKLKPLPSHGSYFQTYSYADVSNETEKVFAIRLTEQFGVATIPVSAFYQQEVNNQVLRFCFAKKEATLEAAVERLVKL; this comes from the coding sequence TTGGAACTAGGTGCCTTGCTACAACAAAAACGTGACTACTTCCAAGATTTAATGCATCAAACCAAGTTGAAACCTTTACCCAGTCATGGTAGTTATTTTCAAACGTACTCCTATGCAGATGTGAGTAATGAAACAGAAAAGGTGTTTGCCATTCGTTTAACCGAACAATTTGGCGTAGCTACTATTCCTGTATCGGCTTTTTATCAACAGGAAGTAAACAACCAGGTGTTGCGCTTTTGCTTTGCTAAAAAAGAAGCCACATTAGAAGCAGCCGTTGAACGACTGGTAAAACTCTAA
- the nadA gene encoding quinolinate synthase NadA, giving the protein MDTEMLTAAFNDVQEKGFLDVDIDPTLDLFAEIEKLKKEKNAIILAHLYQEPDIQDIADYIGDSLGLAQKAAQTDADMIVFAGVHFMAETAKILNPSKKVVIPDLKAGCSLSESCPPPLFKKFREQHPDHIVISYINCSAGIKALTDVICTSSNAKAIVDSFPKDQKIIFAPDKNLGGWINRTTGRDMLLWNGACMVHEIFSLEKITRLKVRHPQAKLIAHPECEEPVLRIADFIGSTTQLLAYVKKSEEKEFIVATEAGIIHQMVKQAPGKTFIPAPPDNSCACNDCPHMKRNTLEKVYLCMKYEQPEVLMEESLRIQAKKSLDRMLEISEKAGLI; this is encoded by the coding sequence ATGGATACGGAAATGTTAACAGCTGCATTTAACGATGTTCAAGAGAAAGGATTTTTGGATGTGGACATAGACCCCACGCTGGATCTTTTTGCAGAAATCGAAAAATTGAAAAAAGAAAAAAACGCCATTATCCTGGCGCACCTGTACCAGGAGCCAGATATTCAGGATATAGCCGATTATATTGGGGATAGCCTGGGGCTGGCGCAAAAGGCGGCACAAACAGATGCCGACATGATAGTGTTTGCTGGTGTGCATTTTATGGCTGAGACCGCCAAGATCCTCAACCCCTCCAAGAAAGTGGTGATCCCCGATCTGAAAGCGGGTTGCTCTTTAAGTGAGAGTTGTCCACCGCCGCTGTTTAAAAAGTTCCGCGAACAGCACCCCGATCATATAGTAATCTCTTATATCAATTGTTCAGCTGGTATAAAGGCTCTTACTGATGTCATTTGTACATCCAGCAATGCAAAGGCTATTGTGGATAGCTTCCCCAAGGATCAAAAGATCATCTTTGCACCGGATAAAAACCTGGGCGGCTGGATAAACCGTACCACAGGTAGAGATATGCTACTTTGGAATGGTGCCTGTATGGTACACGAGATCTTTAGCCTGGAAAAGATCACACGCTTAAAGGTTCGCCATCCACAGGCTAAGTTGATCGCTCACCCAGAATGTGAAGAACCGGTACTGCGTATTGCTGATTTTATCGGGTCTACCACTCAGTTGTTGGCCTATGTGAAGAAAAGTGAAGAAAAAGAGTTCATTGTGGCCACCGAAGCGGGCATAATCCACCAGATGGTGAAGCAGGCCCCCGGAAAGACATTTATACCCGCTCCACCGGACAATAGCTGTGCATGTAATGATTGTCCCCACATGAAGAGAAATACGCTCGAGAAGGTGTATTTATGCATGAAATACGAGCAACCTGAAGTATTGATGGAGGAAAGTTTGCGGATACAAGCCAAAAAATCATTGGATCGCATGTTGGAGATCAGTGAAAAAGCTGGTTTGATTTAA